The Aspergillus nidulans FGSC A4 chromosome VIII genome contains the following window.
TTGTTAGTTATCGACCCGTGATCATTGCACAGATGCTTACCTTCTCCATAGTTCATACTCGGCACCCAGCAGTTTTTACCCTTCGGTGTTTGGTTTTCTGCACCCCGGCCAGCAAGTAGCGGGCTGCAGGTATCGGCGCAACCCCAGGCTTATTTCTACCGTCGGAGAATATAGTCATTATGCCTCCAAAGAAGAATGGCCGTCCCCTCACAGGCTCAGAAAGCCGTAGAAGGCCGGTCAGACCCAGAAAGAGTGCTCAAGACGCCAAGGGTGCTCACGTCGACAGAGCGGTTCATGACAAGGCTGCGCATGACGACACGGACCTTCAACCTCAAATCAACAAGGGCTCGAAGGATGACAATCAGGATTCTCACCGAGCCCCTCCCCCgactgaagaagagagagattaTCCGCCAGTCTTTTACCCAACCTCAGAAAGTTCTTCGCTCTCTACTGCTCAAAGCATTGAAACtctcgaagatgatgaatctAGCGATGATACGGGTGGCCAGAGAAACGATTACcgaggaggcagagagcCTGCGCTACATGTTGTTGTTTTGGTAAGTCCTTGCCACCTGCCGTGAAGCTTTGCCCAGCCGAGTCTCTTTATGAGGCCCGTCTCTCCTATCCCAACCAGATTGTCCCGCTCTCGTTTGGCGAGAAAAACAGCATCAAACTAATTGTCTCTCGCCAGGGTCCAACGGGGGGCCCTCGTGAAGACAGAGTCACCGGTATCCTCGTTCGGTCCACGGCCACTAACTGGGCTCCAAACACCATGGTCGCTGTCGATGCAGGTACCCTGCTTGCTGGAATCGTTCACGTCATGGAAAAGTGCAGGAGCAAGAACGGCATCGTCACGTCTGGCCCTTTTGCTGGGTTACGCCTACCGTATGAGACCAGCGGTGCAAACGCAAAGCATGTTTTCAAGAAGATTATCGGACGGGTCCTGATCACACACCCTCATTTGGACCATGTATCGGCTTTGGCCATGAATATCCCGATTCTAACCAAAGAAAACGGTCCAAAGACTGTTGCCGCGCTGCCTTCTGTTATAGACGCCATGAAGAGCCACATCTTCAACAACTTGATTTGGCCAAATTTttccgacgaggatgaaggtaTTGGTTTGATCACATATCAGCGTCTCGCGAATGGAGGCAACCCAATGCTGGGCTCTGGCGATGAACAAGGTTACACTCAAGCTGGCGAAGGATTGCTCGTTCGAGGTTTTAGTGTCAGCCATGGGCGATGCAAGGTGAAAGCAGGTACTGAGCGTCGCCTAAGTATATCTTCAGCGAAACAAGCTGGACGGCAACCAAGTGAATGGTAAGCGGCATAATTGAAGGTGCATCAACAACTGAGCTAACAACGTTTAGGGATCCAATTCATTCCCAACCGCCGTCTTCGAGCCAGGAGACATTGTGGACTACGGTCGAAagctccgccttcttcctccgcgaCCAGAAAACTGGAACTGAGATCATCATTTTTGGCGATGTTGAGCCTGATTCGGTATCCTTCAATCCGCGTAATCGGAAAGTATGGGAAATCGCTGCACCGAAGGTCGCTTCTGGTACCTTGCGAGCCATTTTCATCGAATGTTCCTATGTTGATTCGACTGAGGATATCTATTTATTTGGCCACCTCTGCCCGCGCCATCTAGTCGATGAATTGACCGTGCTAGCTGCACGCGTAGCTGACATCAAGGGACTAATGTGGCCGCCGATTCCCAAACGCAAACGGGACAGTAGTTCCGAGTCGAGTAGTCAGCGGGGAGATAGCAAAGGGAGAGCTGTGTCGATTCGAAGCAGCGTCAGGAAGCGTGCGTCTTCCGGAACCCGAATTAGACAGGCTACCGAGACATCGGACTCGGTACCCCTCGCCATTGAGCGTCAAGGTCTTTGCCGTCAGACGTGCACTACTAGGGATGCTCTCGAAGTAGAAAAGCCTTTGGCTGGCCTTTCAGTGTACGTCATTCATGTGAAAGAACTTTTGCATGACGGCCCAGATCCCGCAGCAAAGATTCTTGAAGAGTTGAATGAGGTGGAGTCAATAAGAAATTTGGGATGTGTTTTCCACATTCCCAAGCGAGGTGAGAGCATTTACCTCTGACCATCGAGCTTTTACCACAGTCAAAACTTGAGATGAACTGCGTTGGCATTGACGGGAACACCACTTTTTCAACTGACACTTATGGCTGTATTATCACTATTTCGGTTTAGCAACGGCGCATGAGGTCGGCCAGGTTGGTGGCATTTTTCGGAATGGCGTTTGGTTATGGCTTTATGATATCCTGCTGCAGTGCTATGCATTGTGTATTATATTCATTCTTTGCGTTAGAAACTAgacatcttcatcgtcgtctctTTAAATGATTCAAGACATGGCTGGGGTATATATATCCTGGCGTTTGTGCGGAGTAGGCCTCCTATCCAATCAACTGAGCATTTGTTATAACATCCTCCCACACTGACTCTGGCCCGCGCGGAATCGTCAAGCCCACTGTCTGTTCACCAGACTTTGGTGAAGGTTCCTTATTTTCAGGAAGGTCCAgaattccttctccttgccggGCAAATGCAATGAGGTCCTCCTCGCTACCCCATTCACCCATTGCCATAACACCGATGGGAACCCGGTGTCCATTGTCCTCTGCGTAGCCCGCCGGACAAGAAACAGCCGGACATCCAGTAAAGTTTGCTAGCCAGACATACT
Protein-coding sequences here:
- the pdeA gene encoding 3',5'-cyclic-nucleotide phosphodiesterase PDE1 (transcript_id=CADANIAT00001831) — protein: MPPKKNGRPLTGSESRRRPVRPRKSAQDAKGAHVDRAVHDKAAHDDTDLQPQINKGSKDDNQDSHRAPPPTEEERDYPPVFYPTSESSSLSTAQSIETLEDDESSDDTGGQRNDYRGGREPALHVVVLIVPLSFGEKNSIKLIVSRQGPTGGPREDRVTGILVRSTATNWAPNTMVAVDAGTLLAGIVHVMEKCRSKNGIVTSGPFAGLRLPYETSGANAKHVFKKIIGRVLITHPHLDHVSALAMNIPILTKENGPKTVAALPSVIDAMKSHIFNNLIWPNFSDEDEGIGLITYQRLANGGNPMLGSGDEQGYTQAGEGLLVRGFSVSHGRCKVKAGTERRLSISSAKQAGRQPSEWDPIHSQPPSSSQETLWTTVESSAFFLRDQKTGTEIIIFGDVEPDSVSFNPRNRKVWEIAAPKVASGTLRAIFIECSYVDSTEDIYLFGHLCPRHLVDELTVLAARVADIKGLMWPPIPKRKRDSSSESSSQRGDSKGRAVSIRSSVRKRASSGTRIRQATETSDSVPLAIERQGLCRQTCTTRDALEVEKPLAGLSVSRSKDS